Proteins encoded in a region of the Stieleria neptunia genome:
- a CDS encoding putative bifunctional lysylphosphatidylglycerol flippase/synthetase, whose protein sequence is MISPKPAANATGRWPDATFPLLAFLPLPKKRIRKYAGPVLAIALFALAVRLLIREAHQITWDEFVRGLTGVPASQIVIAAFLIALNYGLLIAYDILALRYVARSLPLRRIALVSIAGFSLGNNLGTLLAAAPIRFRFYSQWGLPPGQIVALISVVGLTFWSGWWFLGGMVLIWVPIQLPPDVTLPFATQTLGVVLISLAILYSLVCFLWRKPWPIGELHLRPPRPGLMFVQASVAAVDLLISATALYLVLPGDSVVPFAQVLAAYLVAIGVAMMTQVPGGLGVLEVILLTLLKGTVGDTVLASVLIFRVLYYWLPLLAGMIALVGYEIFSGAVAAREATGIVIDPQRAADPAAMVGSAHSVDSGHGADSGGSGDQEILLPEFQDDNRPTGS, encoded by the coding sequence TTGATTTCCCCCAAGCCCGCCGCCAACGCGACGGGGCGATGGCCCGACGCGACGTTCCCCCTGCTGGCGTTCCTTCCCTTGCCCAAAAAACGCATCCGAAAATATGCCGGTCCGGTGCTCGCGATTGCGTTATTCGCATTGGCGGTGCGGTTGCTGATTCGCGAAGCCCATCAAATCACGTGGGACGAATTCGTCCGTGGGCTGACCGGTGTGCCGGCCAGCCAGATCGTGATCGCGGCGTTTCTGATCGCGCTCAATTACGGGTTGCTGATCGCCTATGACATCTTGGCGCTGCGCTATGTCGCACGCTCGTTGCCGCTGCGGCGGATCGCGCTGGTCTCGATCGCCGGTTTCTCGCTCGGCAATAATCTGGGCACGCTGTTGGCGGCGGCGCCGATTCGGTTTCGGTTTTATTCTCAGTGGGGACTCCCGCCGGGCCAGATCGTCGCGTTGATCTCCGTGGTCGGGCTGACGTTCTGGAGCGGATGGTGGTTTTTGGGTGGGATGGTGCTGATCTGGGTGCCGATTCAGCTGCCCCCGGATGTGACGCTGCCGTTTGCGACGCAGACCTTGGGCGTCGTGCTGATCTCGCTGGCGATCCTGTATTCGTTGGTCTGCTTTCTGTGGCGAAAACCGTGGCCGATCGGGGAGCTGCATCTGCGTCCGCCGCGTCCGGGATTGATGTTCGTCCAGGCGTCCGTGGCGGCGGTGGATTTGCTGATCTCCGCGACGGCGCTGTACCTGGTCCTGCCCGGCGATTCGGTGGTCCCGTTCGCTCAGGTGTTGGCCGCCTACCTGGTGGCGATCGGCGTTGCGATGATGACGCAGGTCCCCGGGGGATTGGGCGTGTTGGAAGTCATCTTGTTGACGTTGCTCAAGGGGACCGTCGGCGACACCGTGTTGGCATCGGTGCTGATCTTCCGGGTGCTCTACTACTGGTTGCCGTTGTTGGCCGGCATGATTGCCTTGGTCGGTTATGAAATCTTCAGCGGTGCGGTCGCCGCCCGCGAAGCAACGGGAATCGTGATCGATCCGCAGCGCGCCGCCGACCCCGCCGCCATGGTGGGCTCGGCACACTCCGTCGACTCCGGACACGGGGCGGATTCAGGGGGCAGCGGCGATCAGGAAATCCTGCTGCCTGAATTCCAGGACGACAACAGGCCGACCGGCAGCTGA